A genomic region of Deinococcus sp. KSM4-11 contains the following coding sequences:
- a CDS encoding ABC transporter permease, with the protein MTDVRPAVPARSWFRPLHLAGRGWLWPTLGAVSLLLTWALLSWALGPETFPGVGATLDFLGREVRRGAIWGHVGITLWRVLAAFVLALLAGIPLGIALGRFPTVAAFAAPWLAVGLTLPRILILLAAYLIIGLNERAIILSITVILLPTVAVQVREGVRSLDPRLAQMARSFQLSRAATLRAVTLPQLTPTLLGTARVTLSLAWKMVVFGEVFGRTSGVGYMISFYFQQFEMRGILAYGLVMTVILSALDGLLALISTRAAAWQGNPPRPPEEL; encoded by the coding sequence TTGACCGACGTCCGCCCCGCCGTGCCCGCCCGCTCCTGGTTCCGTCCGCTGCACCTGGCCGGACGAGGGTGGCTGTGGCCCACCCTCGGCGCGGTGTCCCTGCTGCTCACGTGGGCACTGCTGTCGTGGGCGCTCGGGCCGGAAACCTTTCCCGGCGTGGGGGCCACGCTGGACTTCCTGGGCCGCGAGGTGCGCCGGGGCGCAATCTGGGGCCACGTGGGCATTACGCTGTGGCGGGTGCTGGCGGCCTTCGTGCTGGCCCTGCTGGCGGGCATTCCCCTCGGGATCGCGCTGGGCCGGTTCCCGACCGTGGCGGCCTTCGCCGCGCCGTGGCTGGCGGTGGGCCTGACCCTGCCGCGGATCCTGATCCTGCTGGCCGCGTACCTGATCATCGGCCTGAACGAGCGGGCCATCATCCTCTCGATTACGGTGATCCTGCTGCCCACCGTGGCGGTGCAGGTGCGCGAAGGCGTGCGCAGCCTCGACCCGAGACTCGCGCAGATGGCCCGCTCCTTCCAGCTATCGCGCGCGGCCACGCTGCGTGCCGTGACCCTGCCTCAGCTCACGCCCACGCTGCTCGGCACGGCCCGCGTGACACTCTCGCTGGCGTGGAAGATGGTGGTGTTCGGCGAGGTCTTTGGCCGCACCAGCGGCGTGGGGTACATGATCTCCTTCTACTTCCAGCAGTTCGAGATGCGCGGCATCCTCGCCTACGGCCTGGTCATGACCGTGATCCTCTCCGCGCTCGACGGCCTGCTCGCCCTGATCAGCACCCGCGCTGCCGCGTGGCAGGGCAACCCGCCCCGTCCGCCGGAGGAGCTGTGA
- a CDS encoding PQQ-dependent dehydrogenase, methanol/ethanol family — translation MARLGALLAVGVSLLGLASAQMSAYSSVTDARLATPEAANWLSTRGNAMNWGYSALDKITPANVAKLSPVWAYSTGQTEGHEAAPIVNNGVMFVSAPMNKLFALDATTGTLIWKYERELPDDITSCCDVVNRGVAVYGDMVFMGTLDAHMLAFNAKTGKIVWDRTIEDYKKRYTITSAPLMANGHLVTGVHGGEYGIRGFLEAMDPKTGKSMWKSYTTMKGSYPNGAEAQGGAPTWLTGAYDAGSKTIYWGTGNPSPWMDPRRKTTDDLKWSSSLLAVDADTGKIKQGFQYSPNDAWDYDGVNEPVLIDTMVNGKSTKSVVTAHRNGYLYRFDRTGGGVKYLNAEKYVTVTAYKGLDASGRPIWDPQHRPDIGKQVNSCPSFLGGKNWHPVAYSPQTKLVYIPSNEWCMTIKGAQTKYAAGEAYVGAEFELNAVPNLNYVGNLQAVDPATGKQVWHQTFKAPLWGGVLTTAGGLVFTGTTADRDFVAFDAKNGKKLWSFKTNSGVIGQPISYSVNGKQYVAVFSGYGGAIPLWAGPMAQLTKDVPRGGVLWVFAVN, via the coding sequence ATGGCCCGTCTTGGTGCGCTGCTCGCCGTCGGCGTGTCACTGCTGGGCCTGGCGTCCGCGCAGATGAGCGCGTATTCCAGCGTGACGGACGCCCGACTGGCCACGCCCGAAGCCGCGAACTGGCTGTCCACGCGCGGCAACGCGATGAACTGGGGCTACTCGGCGCTGGACAAGATCACCCCTGCGAACGTCGCGAAACTGTCCCCGGTGTGGGCGTACTCGACCGGGCAGACCGAGGGCCACGAGGCCGCGCCCATCGTGAACAACGGCGTCATGTTCGTGTCGGCGCCCATGAACAAACTGTTCGCGCTGGACGCCACGACCGGCACCCTGATCTGGAAGTACGAGCGTGAACTGCCGGACGACATCACCTCCTGCTGTGACGTGGTGAACCGCGGCGTGGCCGTGTACGGCGACATGGTGTTCATGGGCACCCTGGACGCCCACATGCTGGCTTTCAATGCGAAGACAGGCAAGATCGTCTGGGACCGCACCATTGAGGACTACAAGAAGCGCTACACGATCACGTCCGCGCCGCTGATGGCCAACGGGCACCTCGTGACCGGCGTGCACGGCGGCGAGTACGGCATCCGCGGCTTCCTGGAGGCCATGGATCCCAAGACCGGCAAGAGCATGTGGAAGTCCTACACCACCATGAAGGGCTCCTACCCGAACGGGGCCGAAGCGCAGGGGGGCGCGCCCACCTGGCTGACCGGCGCGTACGACGCGGGCAGCAAGACCATCTACTGGGGCACCGGCAACCCCAGTCCGTGGATGGATCCGCGCCGCAAGACCACCGACGACCTGAAGTGGAGTTCCTCGCTGCTGGCCGTGGACGCCGACACCGGCAAGATCAAGCAGGGCTTCCAGTACTCCCCGAACGACGCCTGGGATTACGACGGCGTGAACGAGCCCGTGCTGATCGACACCATGGTGAACGGCAAGAGCACCAAGAGCGTGGTGACCGCACACCGCAACGGGTACCTGTACCGCTTCGACCGCACGGGCGGCGGCGTGAAGTACCTGAACGCCGAGAAGTACGTGACCGTCACGGCCTACAAGGGCCTGGACGCGAGTGGCCGTCCGATCTGGGATCCGCAGCACCGGCCGGACATCGGCAAGCAGGTGAACTCCTGCCCGAGCTTCCTGGGCGGCAAGAACTGGCACCCGGTCGCGTACTCTCCCCAGACGAAACTGGTGTATATCCCGTCGAACGAGTGGTGCATGACCATCAAGGGCGCGCAGACGAAGTACGCCGCCGGGGAGGCCTACGTGGGCGCCGAGTTCGAGTTGAACGCCGTGCCGAACCTGAACTACGTGGGCAACCTGCAGGCCGTCGATCCCGCGACCGGCAAGCAGGTCTGGCACCAGACCTTCAAGGCCCCGCTGTGGGGCGGCGTGCTCACCACGGCCGGCGGCCTGGTGTTCACGGGCACCACGGCCGATCGCGATTTCGTCGCCTTCGACGCGAAGAACGGCAAGAAGCTGTGGTCGTTCAAGACGAACTCGGGCGTGATCGGGCAGCCGATCAGCTACTCCGTGAACGGCAAGCAGTACGTCGCGGTGTTCAGCGGCTACGGCGGCGCGATCCCGCTGTGGGCCGGCCCGATGGCGCAGCTGACCAAGGACGTGCCGCGCGGCGGCGTGCTGTGGGTCTTCGCGGTCAACTGA
- a CDS encoding ABC transporter substrate-binding protein — MSQSVRALTGLIALLALSGATRAEKTIDVGLQAGGTLSWVTFAIQRYGIDKQLGFTLNATTYASKDATRVALRSGAAQVVVDDFIEVTLLRQKNFPVSAVYPFSLLAGGIVVPQSSDIRAVADLKGKTLGATSLTDKTLLILRAYTKATAGFDVQDASKVVSVSSPLMEQFMNRGEIQAGIPFWHHTARMVAGGTFRQLISSGDLLKGLGLPQTVPLLYLIARTDTDPTTLGLFVKAVRLAEDRMKADDSFWPAMLDANLYVLPDRGQLPALRTQWAAGLPTHWTTADLNATLLLTRKMIAVAGPDVVGLTRLDTRAFNTSYQP; from the coding sequence ATGTCCCAGTCCGTTCGGGCCCTGACCGGCCTCATCGCCCTGCTCGCCCTGTCCGGCGCGACCCGCGCCGAGAAGACCATCGACGTCGGCCTGCAGGCGGGTGGCACGCTCTCCTGGGTGACCTTCGCCATCCAGCGGTACGGTATCGACAAACAGCTGGGCTTCACCCTGAACGCGACCACCTACGCCAGCAAGGACGCCACCCGCGTGGCCCTGCGATCCGGCGCCGCGCAGGTCGTCGTGGACGACTTCATCGAGGTCACGCTGCTGCGCCAGAAGAACTTCCCGGTCAGTGCCGTGTACCCCTTCAGCCTACTGGCCGGGGGCATCGTCGTGCCGCAGAGCAGCGACATCCGGGCGGTGGCCGACCTGAAGGGCAAGACCCTGGGCGCGACCAGCCTGACCGACAAGACCCTGCTGATCCTGCGCGCCTACACCAAGGCCACCGCCGGGTTCGACGTGCAGGACGCCTCGAAGGTCGTGTCCGTGTCCAGTCCGCTGATGGAGCAGTTCATGAACAGGGGAGAAATCCAGGCGGGCATTCCCTTCTGGCACCACACGGCCCGCATGGTCGCCGGCGGAACGTTCCGCCAGCTGATCTCCAGCGGCGACCTGCTCAAAGGGCTGGGGCTGCCGCAGACCGTCCCGCTGCTGTACCTGATCGCCCGCACCGACACCGACCCCACCACCCTGGGCCTGTTCGTGAAGGCCGTGCGCCTGGCCGAAGACCGCATGAAGGCCGACGACAGCTTCTGGCCCGCGATGCTCGACGCGAACCTGTACGTCCTGCCGGATCGCGGCCAGTTGCCAGCGCTGCGCACGCAGTGGGCGGCCGGACTGCCCACCCACTGGACGACCGCCGACCTGAACGCCACGCTGCTGCTGACCCGCAAGATGATCGCCGTGGCGGGGCCGGACGTGGTTGGCCTGACCCGCCTGGACACCCGCGCCTTCAACACGTCCTACCAGCCCTGA
- a CDS encoding MoxR family ATPase: MTDLPTALDPAPADRLGRLDALLAALHRAREATAAVVVGQERVVEQVLVALLSGGHVLLEGAPGMGKTLLVRTIADAFGLNLGRVQFTPDLMPADITGTLVLAPDERGGNTLQFMPGPIFAQLLLADEVNRATPKTQSALLEAMQEGTVTVAGTVRGLPRPFFVLATQNPIEQEGTYLLPEAQMDRFFFRVDVPFPDAGTLERIVAQTTGLRQERAPQCLTPDDLLDAQQIVRALPASPDVVQAVSRLIVSTQPTRPESGPEVRRYVRFGVSPRGAQTLVLAAKAQAMLTGRAHVAPEDIRAVLLPALRHRLQLNFEGVADGIDRDALLLKLLAAQGL, translated from the coding sequence ATGACCGACCTGCCCACCGCCCTGGATCCTGCCCCAGCTGACCGTCTGGGTCGCCTGGACGCCCTGCTGGCAGCCCTTCACCGCGCCCGCGAGGCCACCGCGGCCGTCGTCGTGGGACAGGAGCGGGTGGTGGAACAGGTGCTGGTCGCCCTGCTCTCCGGCGGGCACGTGCTGCTGGAGGGCGCGCCCGGCATGGGCAAGACGCTGCTGGTGCGCACGATCGCCGACGCCTTCGGCCTGAACCTGGGCCGCGTGCAGTTCACGCCGGATCTGATGCCCGCCGACATCACCGGCACGCTGGTGCTCGCCCCGGACGAACGCGGCGGGAACACGCTGCAGTTCATGCCCGGCCCGATCTTCGCGCAACTGCTGCTGGCCGACGAGGTGAACCGGGCCACGCCCAAAACCCAGTCCGCGCTGCTGGAGGCCATGCAGGAGGGGACGGTGACCGTCGCCGGGACAGTGCGAGGGCTGCCCCGGCCGTTCTTCGTGCTGGCCACGCAGAATCCCATCGAGCAGGAGGGCACGTACCTGCTGCCCGAGGCCCAGATGGACCGCTTCTTCTTCAGGGTCGACGTGCCCTTTCCGGATGCCGGGACGCTGGAGCGGATCGTCGCCCAGACGACCGGATTGCGCCAGGAACGGGCTCCGCAGTGCCTGACCCCCGACGATCTGCTGGACGCACAGCAGATCGTCCGCGCCCTGCCCGCGTCGCCCGACGTGGTGCAGGCCGTGTCACGCCTGATCGTGTCCACCCAGCCGACCCGCCCGGAAAGCGGTCCGGAGGTTCGCCGGTACGTGCGCTTCGGCGTGTCACCACGCGGCGCACAGACGCTGGTGCTGGCGGCCAAGGCACAGGCGATGCTGACCGGCCGCGCGCACGTCGCCCCGGAGGACATCCGCGCCGTGCTGCTCCCCGCCCTGCGCCACCGCCTGCAACTGAATTTCGAGGGCGTCGCCGACGGCATCGACCGCGACGCCCTGCTCCTGAAGCTGCTGGCCGCGCAGGGGCTGTAA
- a CDS encoding helix-turn-helix domain-containing protein codes for MMNERLALERQKLVRAWYRYVTRQAPAQALPDEPQDEPARSEGNVDQEVAASWARSALTVPPERVSAPVMSESEVKHSWQESPLEYGVRGLIPELRRLAEEADLIVGIGNTDGTLLWTEGSERMADLATSINFVPGGQWGEGSVGTNALALALRTRQPVRVFSAEHYVQTVHDWVCYSSPIRDTQTGALLGVLDFSTTWEHSTPLGLASAQHYAQQIELALNGRVAAPVGDLNLRFCGPPQVNYGGRRLHLTPRQHELLCVLALHPGGLTLDALHAHVYGDQPISLSTLKSEVSTLRSLLGGQIASRPYRLSVPVQLDVQDVEERLLGGQVSAAADLYDGPLLPHSASPLLTYWREYLDAALREAVCRSKDADLLWRYASRFDDPEVLEVLEHLLPEDDHRLPIARARRAALDAAF; via the coding sequence ATGATGAACGAACGGCTGGCCCTGGAACGGCAGAAACTGGTGCGAGCGTGGTACCGCTACGTGACGCGCCAGGCGCCGGCACAGGCCCTGCCTGACGAACCCCAGGACGAGCCGGCCCGTTCCGAGGGGAATGTCGATCAGGAGGTGGCGGCCTCATGGGCCCGTTCGGCGCTGACCGTGCCGCCGGAACGCGTGAGCGCCCCAGTCATGAGCGAATCCGAGGTGAAGCACTCCTGGCAGGAATCCCCGCTGGAATATGGGGTGCGCGGCCTGATTCCGGAACTCCGCCGCCTCGCGGAGGAGGCGGACCTGATCGTGGGCATCGGCAACACGGACGGCACGCTGCTGTGGACGGAGGGCAGCGAGCGCATGGCCGATCTGGCGACCAGCATCAACTTCGTGCCGGGCGGGCAGTGGGGCGAGGGCAGCGTGGGCACCAATGCGCTGGCGCTGGCGCTGCGCACCCGGCAACCGGTGCGGGTGTTCAGCGCTGAGCACTACGTGCAGACCGTGCACGACTGGGTGTGTTACTCCAGCCCCATCCGGGACACGCAGACCGGGGCGCTGCTGGGCGTGCTGGATTTCAGCACCACCTGGGAGCACTCCACGCCCCTCGGGCTGGCGAGCGCGCAGCATTACGCGCAGCAGATCGAGCTGGCCCTGAACGGCCGGGTGGCGGCGCCGGTCGGCGACCTGAACCTGCGCTTCTGCGGACCACCCCAGGTGAACTACGGTGGTCGGCGGCTGCACCTGACGCCGCGCCAGCACGAGCTGCTGTGCGTGCTGGCGCTGCATCCCGGCGGCCTGACCCTGGACGCCCTGCACGCGCACGTGTACGGCGACCAGCCGATCAGCCTGAGCACCCTGAAATCCGAGGTGAGCACCCTGCGCTCACTGCTCGGCGGGCAGATCGCGTCGCGCCCGTACCGCCTGAGCGTCCCGGTGCAGCTGGACGTGCAGGACGTCGAGGAACGCCTGCTGGGCGGGCAGGTGAGCGCCGCCGCTGACCTGTACGACGGGCCGCTGCTGCCCCATTCGGCCTCACCGCTGCTCACGTACTGGCGCGAGTACCTCGACGCGGCCCTGCGCGAAGCGGTGTGCCGCTCGAAGGACGCGGACTTGCTGTGGCGCTACGCCTCGCGCTTCGACGACCCCGAGGTGCTGGAGGTGCTCGAACACCTGTTGCCGGAGGACGACCACCGACTGCCGATCGCCCGCGCCCGTCGCGCCGCGCTGGACGCCGCCTTCTGA
- a CDS encoding ubiquinol-cytochrome c reductase iron-sulfur subunit, protein MTDVYPTRRTFLKLTAAAGAASVIAGPGRAGAQTATDPAKASDLLLHQDGPNQGKPVKASELKVGTAVWAVAVDPKTKKPRDATKGGVVLVKLASGKIQASSKPNAAGDIVAYSSVCTHQGCPAKEIGSIGQGTGNIICTCHGSIYDPADNATVLGGPAPKRLPALPIKLDGGGQVVAKAGFTGRIGPK, encoded by the coding sequence ATGACTGATGTCTACCCCACCCGCCGAACGTTCCTGAAACTCACGGCTGCGGCCGGCGCCGCCAGCGTCATCGCCGGGCCGGGCCGCGCGGGCGCCCAGACCGCCACTGACCCCGCCAAGGCCAGCGACCTGCTGCTGCACCAGGATGGACCGAACCAGGGCAAACCCGTCAAGGCCAGCGAACTCAAGGTCGGTACCGCCGTGTGGGCGGTGGCCGTCGATCCCAAGACCAAGAAGCCCCGCGACGCGACCAAGGGCGGCGTGGTGCTCGTGAAACTCGCCAGTGGCAAGATCCAGGCGAGCAGCAAGCCGAACGCGGCGGGCGACATCGTCGCGTACTCCAGCGTCTGCACCCACCAGGGCTGCCCGGCCAAGGAGATCGGCTCCATCGGGCAGGGCACCGGGAACATTATCTGCACCTGCCACGGCAGCATCTACGATCCGGCCGACAACGCCACGGTGCTGGGAGGTCCGGCGCCCAAGCGGCTGCCCGCCCTGCCCATCAAGCTTGACGGGGGCGGTCAGGTGGTCGCCAAGGCCGGCTTCACCGGCAGGATCGGCCCCAAGTAG
- a CDS encoding ABC transporter ATP-binding protein produces the protein MTGGTVRSGTASGLDLRLEDVGLAYPTPGGSRQVVAGVSAHVPPGGILALLGRSGSGKSTLLNLAAGLLAPTSGRIVQSAVPRTGYVFQDARLLPWLTLHENLALVCPPEFHADIPGTLALVGLAGRDHDRPGQLSLGMAQRAAVARALVVRPDLLLLDEPCGALDELTAAELRAELGDLLRRRPATTLLVTHHPGEAVQLADRVLVLGGTPTGVAGTQDIDLPRPRDPDDPATLPLLREVRAILRRADGSPGASA, from the coding sequence GTGACCGGAGGAACGGTGCGGTCAGGAACGGCGAGCGGCCTCGACCTGCGCCTGGAGGACGTGGGCCTGGCCTACCCGACACCGGGTGGTTCCCGCCAGGTGGTGGCCGGCGTGAGTGCACACGTCCCGCCGGGCGGCATCTTGGCCCTGCTGGGCCGCAGCGGCAGCGGCAAGAGCACGCTGCTGAACCTCGCGGCGGGTCTGCTCGCGCCCACCTCCGGGCGGATCGTGCAGAGCGCCGTGCCCCGCACCGGCTACGTGTTCCAGGATGCCCGGCTGCTGCCCTGGCTCACCCTGCACGAGAACCTCGCGCTGGTCTGCCCGCCCGAGTTCCACGCGGACATTCCCGGCACCCTGGCCCTGGTCGGCCTCGCCGGCCGTGACCACGACCGTCCCGGCCAGCTGTCGCTGGGCATGGCGCAGCGGGCGGCGGTGGCCCGGGCACTGGTCGTGCGGCCCGACCTGCTGCTGCTCGACGAACCCTGCGGCGCGCTCGACGAACTCACGGCGGCGGAACTGCGCGCGGAACTCGGTGACCTGCTGCGGCGGCGACCGGCCACCACCCTGCTCGTCACCCACCATCCCGGCGAGGCCGTGCAACTCGCCGACCGCGTACTCGTCCTGGGCGGCACACCCACGGGCGTGGCTGGCACGCAGGACATCGACCTGCCTCGCCCCCGCGATCCGGACGACCCGGCCACGCTGCCGCTGCTGCGCGAGGTACGCGCCATACTGCGCCGGGCCGACGGTTCCCCCGGAGCCTCCGCGTGA
- a CDS encoding ABC transporter substrate-binding protein, protein MKRFITVILTLALASVGGAQEDPNSPTSTIGPLRSGSAMTFCLDQQNPIWKFEQDLAVAVARSLGRKAEFYVHRTPLPDLDTAPQPLDRTELMRLFAHRCDIYPGLVGSTTPAFDYPADEQMYATRPYLKVSYLFVSHDPKVANLAQLPKTMPISMERNGLPAYFMYATRRDQFTDRPVETAARLVDDLKTGKARVGMTFASQLYPRVPDLKKVGLSAQPVVGLPNMTWYIIYGLRRDRPSLRTQVDGAITRLIQRGEVQKLLVKYGLNRPGVAVAGVSDARPQSESFKDN, encoded by the coding sequence ATGAAACGCTTCATCACGGTCATCCTGACTCTGGCGCTGGCCAGCGTGGGCGGCGCGCAGGAGGATCCGAACTCTCCGACGAGTACCATCGGGCCGCTGCGCAGCGGCAGCGCCATGACCTTCTGCCTGGATCAGCAGAACCCCATCTGGAAGTTCGAGCAGGACCTGGCGGTCGCCGTGGCGCGCTCGCTGGGCCGCAAGGCGGAATTCTATGTGCACCGCACGCCGCTGCCGGATCTGGACACGGCGCCGCAACCGCTGGACCGCACCGAGCTGATGAGGCTGTTCGCGCACCGCTGCGACATCTACCCCGGGCTGGTGGGCAGCACCACGCCCGCCTTCGACTATCCGGCCGACGAGCAGATGTACGCCACGCGGCCGTACCTGAAGGTCAGCTACCTGTTCGTGAGCCACGATCCCAAGGTCGCCAACCTGGCGCAGCTGCCGAAGACCATGCCGATCAGCATGGAACGCAATGGGCTGCCCGCGTACTTCATGTACGCCACGCGGCGCGACCAGTTCACGGATCGGCCGGTGGAGACCGCCGCGCGGCTGGTCGATGACCTGAAGACCGGCAAGGCCAGGGTCGGGATGACCTTTGCCTCGCAGCTGTACCCGCGCGTGCCCGATCTGAAGAAGGTGGGCCTGAGTGCGCAGCCAGTGGTGGGGCTGCCGAACATGACGTGGTACATCATCTACGGCCTGCGGCGCGATCGGCCGAGCCTGCGCACACAGGTGGACGGCGCGATCACCCGCCTGATCCAGCGGGGCGAAGTGCAGAAGCTGCTGGTGAAGTACGGCCTGAACCGACCGGGCGTCGCGGTGGCCGGCGTGTCAGATGCCCGGCCGCAGTCCGAGAGTTTCAAGGACAACTGA
- a CDS encoding ABC transporter ATP-binding protein — MTTTDRAVIDVQGVQYAYGDVQALRGVSFTVPRGSFFALLGPNGAGKSTLVSLMSTLLPLQSGTLEVAGLDVRRQSSAVRRRLGLVFQEPSLDERLTVLENLDFHGRIYGLRGRERQERAEHVLGVVELTEWQNASARILSRGMKRRLEIARGVMHDPDLLILDEPTTGLDVQSRRAVWSYLQALRRDTGLSLLLTTHQIEEAEDADLVAIIDRGEVLAFGTPQSLRESLGGMVVTLRGVPDDLRAEVRSGVPGAMVEETGDTLRLRVADPAPILARLAPDLPRLTGLSVQAASLEDVFLNLTGRALREERAVVGATRVSPTDGRGFR, encoded by the coding sequence GTGACGACCACCGATCGGGCCGTGATCGACGTGCAGGGCGTGCAGTACGCCTACGGGGACGTGCAGGCGCTGCGTGGCGTGAGCTTCACGGTACCGCGCGGCAGTTTCTTTGCGCTGCTCGGCCCCAACGGCGCGGGCAAGAGCACCCTGGTCTCGCTGATGAGTACGCTGCTGCCCCTGCAGTCGGGCACGCTGGAGGTCGCGGGGCTGGACGTGCGGCGGCAGTCCTCGGCGGTGCGGCGGCGGCTGGGCCTGGTCTTTCAGGAACCCAGCCTGGACGAGCGGCTGACGGTGCTGGAGAACCTCGACTTTCACGGGCGCATCTACGGACTGCGCGGGCGGGAACGGCAGGAGCGGGCAGAACACGTGCTGGGCGTGGTCGAACTGACCGAATGGCAGAACGCCTCGGCGCGGATTCTGTCGCGCGGCATGAAACGCCGCCTAGAGATCGCGCGCGGCGTGATGCACGATCCGGATCTGCTGATCCTGGACGAGCCGACGACCGGGCTGGACGTGCAGAGCCGCCGCGCCGTGTGGTCCTACCTGCAGGCGTTGCGGCGCGACACCGGGCTGTCGCTGCTGCTGACCACCCACCAGATCGAGGAGGCCGAGGACGCCGATCTGGTCGCCATCATCGACCGGGGCGAGGTGCTGGCCTTCGGCACGCCGCAGTCCCTGCGCGAAAGTCTGGGCGGCATGGTCGTGACCCTGCGCGGCGTGCCGGACGACCTGCGCGCCGAGGTGCGGAGCGGCGTGCCCGGCGCGATGGTCGAGGAAACGGGCGACACCCTGCGGCTGCGCGTGGCCGATCCCGCGCCGATCCTTGCGCGCCTCGCCCCGGACCTGCCGCGCCTGACGGGCCTGAGCGTGCAGGCCGCCAGCCTGGAGGACGTGTTCTTGAACCTGACCGGGCGGGCGCTGCGGGAGGAACGCGCCGTGGTGGGCGCGACCCGCGTGTCGCCCACCGATGGCCGGGGGTTCCGTTGA
- a CDS encoding MFS transporter: protein MRPWTALGLLGVAVVLSMAPWFSAAAVLPQLRAEWHLSPQAGSWLALAVQLGFVVGAVGSALLNLADRVPTRRLMLLGAVAAGAANVALLGVHTGSVAFALRALVGVALALVYPPALRAMSAYFTRGRGLALGVMVGALTLGSASPHLVNSLGGANWRAVIAVTSGLAVLGGVVASLVGPGPYRAPAPPFRPAQAWRVLGTRGPALATLGYLGHMWELYAMWTWFALYFTGVLGGPSVAGVTQRAALATFVVVGVGTLGCVLGGLLGDRWGRTRVTELSMWLSGGSAALLAILVNAPPAVVLGISVFWGFWIIADSAQFSTIVSEIADPAYVGTAMTAQLALGFTLTAVSIALVPALEPRIGWRGIFLLWSVGPLVGALAMRALRATPDAARIAGGRG, encoded by the coding sequence ATGCGCCCCTGGACGGCCCTGGGCCTGCTGGGCGTGGCCGTGGTGCTGAGCATGGCGCCGTGGTTCTCGGCGGCGGCGGTTCTGCCGCAGCTGCGCGCCGAGTGGCACTTGAGTCCGCAGGCGGGCTCATGGCTGGCCCTGGCCGTGCAACTGGGCTTCGTGGTCGGGGCCGTGGGCAGCGCCCTGCTGAATCTTGCGGACCGCGTGCCCACCCGGCGGCTGATGCTGCTGGGTGCCGTGGCGGCGGGCGCGGCCAACGTGGCCCTGCTGGGGGTACACACGGGCAGCGTGGCCTTCGCGCTGCGCGCCCTGGTCGGCGTGGCGCTGGCGCTGGTGTACCCGCCCGCACTCCGGGCGATGTCCGCGTACTTCACACGCGGGCGCGGTCTGGCGCTGGGCGTCATGGTGGGTGCCCTCACGCTCGGCTCGGCCTCACCGCACCTCGTGAACAGCCTGGGCGGCGCGAACTGGCGGGCCGTGATCGCGGTCACGAGTGGGCTGGCCGTTCTGGGAGGCGTGGTGGCGTCCCTGGTCGGCCCCGGCCCGTACCGCGCGCCAGCCCCGCCCTTCCGGCCCGCGCAGGCGTGGCGGGTGCTGGGCACCCGTGGCCCCGCCCTGGCGACCCTGGGTTACCTGGGGCACATGTGGGAGCTGTACGCGATGTGGACGTGGTTCGCGCTCTATTTCACCGGCGTGCTTGGCGGCCCCAGCGTCGCGGGGGTCACGCAGCGCGCGGCCCTGGCGACCTTCGTCGTGGTGGGGGTGGGCACACTGGGCTGCGTGCTGGGTGGACTGCTGGGGGATCGCTGGGGCCGCACCCGCGTGACGGAACTGTCGATGTGGCTCTCGGGTGGGAGCGCCGCGCTGCTGGCGATCCTGGTGAACGCGCCGCCCGCCGTGGTGCTGGGCATCAGCGTGTTCTGGGGCTTCTGGATCATCGCGGACTCCGCGCAGTTCAGCACGATCGTCAGCGAGATCGCTGACCCGGCCTACGTGGGCACGGCCATGACCGCGCAGCTCGCCCTGGGTTTCACCCTGACTGCCGTCAGTATCGCCCTGGTGCCTGCCCTGGAGCCGCGTATCGGTTGGCGCGGCATCTTCTTGCTGTGGAGTGTGGGGCCGCTGGTCGGCGCGCTGGCCATGCGGGCGCTGCGGGCCACGCCGGACGCGGCGCGGATCGCGGGCGGACGCGGCTGA